The Lysobacter panacisoli genome includes a window with the following:
- a CDS encoding DoxX family protein, protein MNSSTQQDTGKLILRITLGVLVFLHGLSKLEGGLDGIFKLVETQGFPGFFAYGVIIGEVIAPLLVITGFFSRIGGILIVVNMLFALYLVHLGDFGRLNEQGGWAIELQLMYLSGAAAVALLGPGKWAFNQR, encoded by the coding sequence ATGAACAGCAGCACCCAGCAAGACACCGGCAAGCTGATTCTCCGCATCACGCTCGGCGTACTGGTTTTCCTGCACGGCCTGTCCAAGCTCGAAGGCGGCCTCGACGGCATCTTCAAGCTGGTCGAAACCCAGGGCTTCCCCGGTTTCTTCGCTTACGGCGTGATCATCGGCGAGGTGATCGCACCGCTGCTGGTCATCACCGGATTCTTCTCGCGCATCGGCGGCATCCTGATCGTGGTCAACATGCTGTTCGCGCTCTACCTGGTGCACCTGGGCGATTTCGGCCGCCTCAACGAACAGGGCGGCTGGGCGATCGAACTGCAGCTGATGTACCTGAGCGGCGCCGCAGCGGTCGCGCTGCTCGGCCCGGGCAAGTGGGCGTTCAACCAGCGCTGA
- the dbpA gene encoding ATP-dependent RNA helicase DbpA has product MSDATPHDFADLSLAPPLLQGVQALGYTHMTPVQAHSLPAILAGRDLIAQAPTGSGKTAAFGLGLLHGLDAAQSGTQALVLCPTRELSDQVGKQLRKLAFAIPNLKLSILCGGMPLAPQLASLEHAPHVVVGTPGRIQELLRKRALDISTLRTLVFDEADRMLDMGFEEPIRDIVGRTPKTRQGLLFSATFPEGVRAIARNLLRDPVEVTVAGGERHGAIEQRFYEIDPARKTPLLAALLLQEKPESCVVFCNMRKDVDEVAGSLAHYGFTALALHGDLEQRDRDEVLVRFSNRSCNVLVASDVAARGLDVKELAVVVNYDVPSDADTYVHRIGRTGRAGRDGVALTLCSARERNRVSAIEEREGTPLAWFKATPLSGKASNVPAAPMTTLRIDAGRGDKLRPGDILGALTGDAGLKADAVGKIDVFATRSYVAVARGQAAQALARLREGKIKGRKFRVSRL; this is encoded by the coding sequence ATGTCCGACGCAACGCCCCACGATTTCGCCGACCTGTCGCTCGCGCCGCCCCTGCTGCAGGGCGTGCAGGCGCTGGGTTACACCCACATGACGCCGGTGCAGGCGCACAGCCTGCCGGCCATCCTCGCTGGCCGCGACCTGATCGCGCAGGCCCCCACTGGCAGCGGCAAGACCGCGGCCTTCGGCCTGGGCCTCCTGCATGGACTCGACGCCGCGCAGAGCGGCACGCAGGCGCTGGTGCTGTGCCCGACCCGCGAGCTGTCCGACCAGGTCGGCAAGCAGCTGCGCAAGCTCGCCTTCGCCATCCCCAACCTGAAGCTGTCGATCCTGTGCGGCGGCATGCCGCTGGCGCCGCAGCTGGCCTCGCTCGAACACGCGCCGCACGTCGTCGTCGGCACGCCGGGTCGCATCCAGGAACTGCTGCGCAAGCGCGCGCTCGACATCTCGACGCTGCGCACGCTGGTCTTCGACGAAGCCGACCGCATGCTCGACATGGGCTTCGAGGAACCGATCCGCGACATCGTCGGACGCACGCCGAAGACGCGACAGGGACTGCTGTTCTCAGCGACGTTCCCCGAAGGCGTGCGCGCGATCGCGCGCAACCTGCTGCGCGATCCGGTCGAGGTGACAGTCGCCGGCGGCGAGCGCCACGGCGCGATCGAGCAGCGCTTCTACGAGATCGATCCCGCGCGCAAGACGCCGCTGCTGGCGGCGCTGCTGCTGCAGGAGAAGCCGGAGTCGTGCGTGGTGTTCTGCAACATGCGCAAGGACGTCGATGAAGTCGCCGGCTCGCTCGCGCATTACGGCTTCACCGCGCTCGCGCTGCACGGCGACCTGGAACAGCGCGACCGCGACGAAGTGCTGGTGCGCTTTTCCAACCGCAGCTGCAACGTGCTGGTCGCCAGCGACGTTGCCGCGCGCGGGCTGGACGTGAAGGAGCTCGCGGTGGTGGTGAACTACGACGTGCCCAGCGACGCCGACACCTACGTGCACCGCATCGGCCGCACCGGTCGTGCCGGACGCGACGGTGTCGCGCTGACGCTGTGCAGTGCGCGCGAGCGCAATCGCGTGTCGGCCATCGAGGAACGCGAGGGCACGCCGCTGGCGTGGTTCAAGGCGACGCCGCTGTCGGGCAAGGCCAGCAACGTGCCGGCCGCGCCGATGACGACGTTGCGCATCGACGCGGGGCGAGGCGACAAACTGCGTCCAGGCGACATCCTCGGCGCGCTGACCGGCGATGCGGGACTGAAGGCGGATGCGGTCGGCAAGATCGACGTGTTCGCGACGCGTTCGTACGTCGCGGTCGCACGCGGCCAGGCCGCGCAGGCGCTGGCGCGCTTGCGCGAGGGGAAGATCAAGGGAAGGAAGTTCCGGGTCAGCCGGCTCTGA
- a CDS encoding helix-turn-helix domain-containing protein: MDRAALASPAPTRLGALLREWRAARRLSQLDLALEANVSPRHLSCVETGKSQPSREMIARLADALDMPLRERNAMLVAAGFAPRYPETALATPELAQVRRAIEFILAQQEPYPAFVLNRHWDVLMANAAAMRVNGFVMHGRPSAHANMIRQIFDPADLRGAVDNWEEVAGDLIRHLHGEVAAAPSDDTARALLDEVLAYPGVPARWRLRDLDAAPTPLLTTVLRRDEHRLRFFSTITTFGTPRDVTLEELRIECCFPVDEATAALCQQLARESAG; this comes from the coding sequence ATGGACCGTGCCGCCCTCGCCTCTCCCGCCCCCACCCGCCTGGGCGCGCTGCTGCGCGAATGGCGTGCCGCGCGACGGCTGAGCCAGCTCGACCTCGCGCTGGAAGCCAACGTCTCGCCGCGCCACCTGAGCTGCGTGGAAACCGGCAAGTCGCAGCCGAGTCGCGAGATGATCGCGCGGCTCGCCGACGCGCTCGACATGCCGCTGCGCGAGCGCAACGCGATGCTGGTCGCAGCCGGCTTCGCGCCGCGCTATCCCGAGACTGCGCTGGCAACGCCGGAGCTGGCGCAGGTGCGACGCGCGATCGAGTTCATCCTCGCCCAGCAGGAACCGTATCCGGCGTTCGTGCTCAATCGGCACTGGGACGTGCTGATGGCCAACGCCGCGGCGATGCGCGTCAACGGCTTCGTGATGCACGGCCGCCCCAGCGCGCACGCCAACATGATCCGGCAGATCTTCGATCCCGCCGACCTGCGCGGCGCGGTGGACAACTGGGAGGAAGTGGCGGGCGACCTGATCCGCCACCTGCACGGCGAGGTCGCGGCCGCGCCGTCCGACGACACCGCGCGGGCGCTGCTGGACGAGGTGCTCGCCTATCCGGGCGTGCCGGCGCGCTGGCGTCTGCGCGACCTCGACGCCGCGCCGACGCCGCTGCTGACCACCGTGCTGCGCCGCGACGAACATCGCCTGCGCTTCTTCTCCACCATCACCACTTTCGGTACGCCGCGCGACGTGACCCTGGAGGAGCTGCGCATCGAATGCTGCTTCCCGGTCGACGAGGCCACCGCCGCGCTGTGCCAGCAGCTGGCCCGCGAAAGCGCCGGCTGA
- a CDS encoding DUF885 domain-containing protein — translation MVRFAGGWCSVLSLGLMVGTVHAADRDGPSKQVMAMADEFVALSLEYDPSPAYYEVLPLKRHDYLPRNSATDNAKLDASEDTLWARLQRIDRSRLDGQQPKLAYAQMRDLLDTSRGLRVCKAENWNVNHMFGWQNTFTDLADRQPVATADERAQALKRWRTLPVFVANEIANLRTGMKEGYTAPKAVVARVVKQLDGLLAVSPRESPYYAPARNAKDEAFAKDFEAVVAQDIQPALKRYRDFLVDEYQPKARDTLGLSAMPHGEACYRAMLRMYTTLDRAPKDVFELGQRTVADNLARVQELGQTMFDTRDLPTIVKRVDEARDNRFASADEQLQFSRGLLGRARELSAPYFAAMPAQPAAVEPLKPEQRNTGVSSHYEPQPDEKLPGVYRINLDHPDADRRGAAEITLVHETWPGHHLQLAAARDVGERHPLSALAFNSAYVEGWARYSEALSEEAGIYTTPYAQISRRLWPARGMVLDPGIHLYGWTREQVVKYVAESGRFSPETAADMVDRVAAMPGQLTAYDSGGLEIVALRHEAEAALGPRFDIRAFHQQVLGDGVVPLGYLRERVQAWIAEQGRANAAASR, via the coding sequence ATGGTGCGATTCGCGGGCGGTTGGTGCAGCGTGTTGTCGTTGGGACTGATGGTGGGAACGGTGCATGCGGCCGACCGGGACGGGCCTTCGAAACAGGTGATGGCGATGGCCGACGAGTTCGTCGCGCTCTCGCTCGAATACGATCCTTCGCCGGCGTACTACGAAGTCCTGCCGCTCAAGCGCCACGACTACCTGCCGCGAAATTCCGCGACCGACAACGCGAAGCTCGACGCGAGCGAGGACACGCTGTGGGCGCGCCTGCAGCGCATCGATCGCAGCCGCCTCGACGGACAGCAGCCAAAGCTCGCGTACGCGCAGATGCGCGACCTGCTGGATACCAGCCGCGGTTTGCGTGTGTGCAAGGCCGAGAACTGGAACGTCAACCACATGTTCGGTTGGCAGAACACTTTCACCGACCTGGCCGACCGCCAGCCGGTGGCGACGGCAGACGAACGCGCGCAGGCGCTGAAGCGCTGGCGCACGCTGCCGGTGTTCGTCGCCAACGAGATCGCCAACCTGCGCACCGGCATGAAGGAGGGCTACACCGCGCCCAAGGCGGTGGTGGCGCGCGTGGTCAAGCAGCTCGACGGACTGCTCGCCGTATCGCCGCGCGAATCGCCGTACTACGCGCCGGCGCGGAATGCGAAGGACGAGGCGTTCGCCAAGGACTTCGAGGCCGTCGTCGCGCAGGACATCCAGCCTGCGCTCAAGCGTTATCGCGATTTCCTCGTCGACGAGTACCAGCCCAAGGCGCGCGACACGCTCGGTCTGTCCGCGATGCCGCACGGTGAGGCCTGCTATCGCGCGATGCTGCGCATGTACACCACGCTCGACCGCGCGCCGAAGGACGTGTTCGAACTGGGCCAGCGCACCGTGGCCGACAATCTCGCGCGCGTGCAGGAGCTCGGCCAGACGATGTTCGACACGCGCGACCTGCCGACCATCGTCAAACGCGTCGACGAAGCGCGCGACAACCGTTTCGCCTCGGCGGACGAACAGCTGCAGTTTTCGCGCGGACTGCTCGGTCGCGCGCGCGAACTGAGCGCGCCGTACTTCGCGGCGATGCCGGCGCAGCCGGCGGCGGTGGAACCGCTCAAGCCCGAGCAGCGCAACACCGGTGTCAGCTCGCACTACGAGCCGCAGCCCGACGAGAAACTGCCGGGTGTGTATCGCATCAACCTCGACCATCCCGATGCGGACCGTCGCGGCGCGGCCGAGATCACGCTCGTGCACGAAACCTGGCCTGGCCACCACCTGCAGCTCGCCGCCGCGCGCGATGTAGGCGAGCGCCATCCGCTGTCGGCACTGGCCTTCAATTCCGCCTACGTCGAGGGCTGGGCGCGCTATTCCGAGGCGCTGAGCGAGGAGGCCGGGATCTACACCACGCCTTACGCACAGATCAGCCGGCGCCTGTGGCCCGCGCGCGGCATGGTGCTGGATCCGGGCATCCACCTGTATGGCTGGACGCGCGAGCAGGTGGTGAAGTACGTGGCCGAGAGTGGGCGCTTCTCGCCCGAGACCGCGGCCGACATGGTCGATCGCGTCGCGGCGATGCCCGGCCAGCTGACCGCCTACGATTCCGGTGGCCTGGAGATCGTCGCGCTGCGTCACGAGGCGGAAGCCGCGCTGGGGCCGCGTTTCGACATCCGTGCCTTCCACCAGCAGGTGCTTGGCGACGGCGTGGTCCCGCTGGGCTACCTGCGCGAGCGCGTGCAGGCGTGGATCGCCGAACAGGGCCGGGCCAACGCGGCGGCGTCGCGTTGA
- a CDS encoding RNA polymerase sigma factor translates to MEHTASMTADARTQFESLLQEHRGIVLKIAASYARPDDRADLAQDIAAQLWRAFPGYDARRPFSTWMYRIALNVAISFLRGQAPRQRADVPLEDAPELVDDSGIDLDARRRLLALQRFIAALDPLHRAVLLLYLEERSTREIAEIIGISETNVTTRISRLKQRIRQDVA, encoded by the coding sequence ATGGAGCACACGGCCAGCATGACCGCGGACGCGCGAACGCAGTTCGAAAGCCTGCTGCAGGAACACCGCGGGATCGTGCTGAAGATCGCCGCCAGCTATGCGCGCCCCGACGACCGTGCCGACCTCGCACAGGACATCGCCGCGCAGCTGTGGCGCGCGTTTCCCGGTTACGACGCGCGGCGACCGTTCTCGACGTGGATGTACCGCATCGCGCTGAACGTGGCGATCTCGTTCCTGCGCGGGCAGGCGCCACGCCAGCGCGCCGATGTGCCGCTGGAGGACGCACCGGAACTGGTCGACGACAGCGGCATCGACCTCGACGCGCGGCGACGCCTGCTGGCGCTGCAGCGTTTCATCGCCGCGCTCGACCCGCTCCACCGCGCGGTGCTTCTGCTGTACCTCGAAGAGCGCAGCACGCGCGAAATCGCCGAGATCATCGGCATCAGCGAGACCAACGTGACCACCCGGATCAGCCGCCTCAAGCAGCGGATCCGCCAGGACGTGGCGTGA
- a CDS encoding general secretion pathway protein GspB, with translation MSLILDALRKSEAERRRGQVPDLHAELPPISQVAPPRRRLAHAWWIAGALLLAAAGVLVASRWPAGMPIAATPPAPAATPADTIASSGPPPAQVPVEPPLIQTPPEAVAIVTGPPVRPAPPPTSPTSPAVAPAAPPAPEPIDTMPIPPPTVASAPPPPASASDATAPPLRVADLSAGEREQLPPLKISMHMWGPTPEQRFAIIDGTRVGQGDRVGAAVVAEIAADGVILDWQGRRIALPVR, from the coding sequence ATGTCGCTGATCCTCGACGCCCTGCGCAAGTCCGAAGCCGAACGCCGCCGTGGCCAGGTGCCGGACCTGCACGCCGAGCTGCCGCCGATCTCGCAGGTCGCGCCGCCGCGGCGACGCCTGGCGCACGCGTGGTGGATCGCCGGCGCGCTGCTGCTTGCGGCAGCGGGCGTGCTGGTCGCCAGTCGATGGCCGGCCGGGATGCCGATCGCGGCCACGCCGCCTGCGCCGGCCGCGACACCCGCCGATACGATCGCGTCATCGGGCCCGCCGCCCGCGCAGGTGCCGGTCGAACCCCCACTGATCCAGACGCCGCCCGAAGCCGTCGCCATCGTGACCGGACCGCCGGTACGACCGGCTCCGCCGCCGACCAGCCCGACCAGCCCGGCAGTCGCGCCTGCCGCGCCGCCCGCGCCGGAACCGATCGACACCATGCCGATCCCGCCACCGACCGTGGCATCCGCACCACCGCCCCCCGCGTCCGCGAGCGACGCCACCGCGCCGCCGCTGCGCGTGGCCGACCTGTCGGCCGGCGAGCGCGAGCAGCTGCCGCCGCTGAAGATCAGCATGCACATGTGGGGCCCGACGCCGGAGCAGCGCTTCGCGATCATCGACGGCACCCGGGTCGGCCAGGGCGACCGCGTCGGTGCGGCGGTGGTCGCCGAGATCGCCGCCGACGGGGTGATCCTCGACTGGCAGGGCCGGCGCATCGCGCTGCCCGTGCGCTGA
- a CDS encoding GIY-YIG nuclease family protein: MSAWFVYLLECRDGSLYTGITTDVARRYAQHAAGKGARYTRSRPPHRLLAQFPYPDRSSASRAEHAIKRLKPEQKRALCEGGHCAMPDSLRP, translated from the coding sequence ATGTCCGCCTGGTTCGTCTACCTGCTCGAATGCCGCGACGGCAGCCTGTACACCGGCATCACCACCGACGTGGCGCGCCGTTACGCGCAGCATGCGGCGGGCAAGGGCGCGCGCTACACCCGATCGCGACCACCGCACCGGTTGCTGGCGCAGTTCCCCTACCCCGACCGTTCGAGCGCCAGCCGCGCCGAGCACGCGATCAAGCGCCTGAAGCCGGAGCAGAAGCGGGCGCTGTGCGAAGGCGGCCATTGCGCGATGCCCGACTCGCTGCGACCCTGA
- a CDS encoding PQQ-dependent sugar dehydrogenase: MEYTVRGVVRVWVLGVAAMLAACGGGGGGSETPIRAPTDLAPTFSSSASATVPEGTTGVFYTAIATDPEGKAVTYALGGGADQARFRITATGALSFITPPDFESPADANNDNIYLVSINASDGTQTGTLALAVTVTDVVGSPLRVRRVVSGMNFPMFLAPVPDGSGRVYVVERAGRVRILTPSTGAILATPLLDIVGQVATDGERGLLGFATAPDFATSGRFYVYLTVTDGTIEVRRYQTLTNNRDQADPASGDAILRIPHPRTNHNGGWIGFGPDSLLYIATGDGGGAGDPDDNAQNTGRLLGKILRIDPSSDAFPSDPNRDYAIPAGNPFAVTGGAPEVWVYGLRNPFRNSFDPLTGNLLVGDVGQDTVEEIDLLRPTDGGANLGWPIMEGTEPLRGGSTIGLKAPAAEYRHGSGPREGSSVTGGHVYRGPLELLRGEYIFADFIQPNVWSISIESMLPGITIPSSSFRLRNADFTPDVGAINNVVSFGTDSAGNLYIVDFDGEIFVIEPVPGGAPLAMSLAAPQRIDDADADSMAARMLRGWLARRGY; the protein is encoded by the coding sequence ATGGAGTACACCGTTCGAGGGGTGGTACGGGTGTGGGTTCTGGGCGTGGCCGCGATGCTCGCGGCCTGTGGCGGTGGCGGGGGCGGCAGCGAAACGCCGATACGCGCGCCGACCGACCTCGCGCCGACGTTTTCATCCAGCGCGTCGGCGACCGTGCCCGAAGGCACGACCGGCGTGTTCTACACCGCCATCGCCACCGATCCGGAAGGCAAGGCGGTCACCTATGCGCTGGGCGGCGGCGCCGACCAGGCGCGTTTCCGCATCACCGCGACCGGCGCGTTGTCGTTCATCACGCCGCCGGACTTCGAAAGTCCCGCCGATGCGAACAACGACAACATCTATCTGGTGAGCATCAACGCCAGCGATGGCACGCAGACCGGAACGCTCGCGCTGGCGGTCACCGTCACCGATGTCGTCGGCTCGCCGCTGCGCGTGCGCCGGGTAGTGAGCGGGATGAATTTCCCGATGTTCCTCGCCCCCGTGCCGGACGGCTCCGGGCGCGTGTACGTGGTCGAACGCGCCGGGCGCGTGCGCATCCTCACGCCGAGCACCGGGGCGATCCTCGCGACGCCGCTGCTCGACATCGTCGGCCAGGTCGCCACCGACGGCGAACGCGGCCTGCTCGGTTTCGCGACCGCGCCGGATTTCGCCACCAGCGGTCGCTTCTACGTGTATCTCACCGTCACCGACGGCACCATCGAAGTGCGTCGCTACCAGACGCTGACCAACAACCGCGACCAGGCCGATCCGGCCAGCGGCGACGCGATCCTGCGCATTCCCCATCCGCGCACCAACCACAACGGCGGTTGGATTGGCTTCGGACCCGACAGCCTGCTCTACATCGCCACCGGCGACGGCGGCGGCGCGGGCGATCCGGACGACAACGCGCAGAACACCGGCCGCCTGCTCGGCAAGATCCTGCGCATCGATCCGTCCAGCGATGCGTTCCCCAGCGATCCGAACCGCGATTACGCGATTCCCGCGGGCAATCCGTTCGCGGTCACCGGCGGCGCGCCGGAAGTGTGGGTCTACGGCCTGCGCAATCCGTTCCGCAACAGCTTCGATCCGCTCACCGGAAACCTGCTGGTGGGCGACGTGGGTCAGGACACGGTCGAAGAGATCGACCTGCTGCGTCCCACCGACGGCGGCGCCAACCTGGGCTGGCCGATCATGGAAGGCACGGAACCGCTCCGCGGTGGATCGACCATCGGCCTGAAGGCGCCCGCCGCCGAATACCGCCACGGTTCCGGCCCGCGCGAAGGCAGCTCGGTCACTGGCGGCCACGTCTATCGCGGGCCGCTGGAACTGCTGCGCGGCGAATACATCTTCGCCGACTTCATCCAGCCGAACGTGTGGTCGATCAGCATCGAGAGCATGCTGCCGGGCATCACGATTCCCTCGTCGAGTTTCCGCCTGCGCAATGCCGACTTCACCCCTGACGTGGGCGCGATCAACAACGTCGTCAGCTTCGGCACGGACAGCGCGGGCAATCTCTACATCGTCGATTTCGATGGCGAGATCTTCGTGATCGAACCCGTCCCGGGCGGTGCGCCGCTGGCGATGTCGTTGGCCGCGCCGCAGCGCATCGACGACGCGGACGCGGACTCGATGGCCGCACGCATGCTGCGCGGATGGCTCGCGCGACGCGGCTACTGA
- a CDS encoding phytoene desaturase family protein — protein sequence MTIESAAIIGGGLSGLAAGLHLAREGVQVDVFEARDDVGGCCSTANVGGYTFNEGAMFLAVPQLLDSVYARLGLDRAALLPLKRIEVPQASVLDSGTRVVLGPDRSLRIEGADEAARTLAANAELARFLDRWRPVLRVFADDLLTRPMSLTHVLASAWRYLPQLRGTLAQELTRAFDDVDVRAAMSAAALYTGIAPERTPIFQIVGIVSMFEDGVHLPERGMGAIADGLAQALRDAGGRIHLGTTVERIELQGGRARALRIAGQEERAFDAVVSTVGGMNTFERLLDPGQVPTAMRRRARKAPLSHRALGVQLGLRNRLAPEAFCINHVPAMEQQHRMHRPLPADSAWLSYTVPSTVLPQLAPEGGSVVELYAGVDPDLPMDAWDEDTTRRAADEAIARLARHETLDIAQARIVTPREHARRLHLYEGALYGLSPAATPQQQFPHRTPIDGLYLAGQTTYPGFGVATSLWSGVFAGDEALGRG from the coding sequence ATGACCATCGAAAGCGCCGCCATCATCGGCGGCGGATTGTCCGGACTCGCCGCAGGCCTGCACCTGGCGCGCGAGGGCGTGCAGGTCGACGTGTTCGAAGCGCGCGACGACGTGGGCGGCTGCTGCTCGACCGCGAACGTCGGCGGCTACACGTTCAACGAAGGCGCGATGTTCCTCGCCGTGCCGCAGTTGCTCGATTCGGTGTACGCGCGGCTTGGGCTGGATCGCGCCGCGCTGCTGCCGCTGAAGCGGATCGAGGTGCCGCAGGCGAGCGTCCTCGATTCGGGGACGCGTGTCGTGCTCGGGCCGGATCGTTCGCTGCGCATCGAGGGTGCAGACGAGGCGGCGCGCACGCTTGCCGCCAATGCCGAACTGGCGCGTTTCCTCGACCGCTGGCGGCCGGTACTGCGCGTGTTCGCCGACGATCTGCTGACCCGGCCGATGTCGCTCACCCACGTGCTTGCCAGCGCATGGCGCTACCTGCCGCAGCTGCGCGGCACGCTGGCGCAGGAACTCACGCGCGCGTTCGACGATGTCGACGTGCGCGCGGCGATGTCGGCGGCGGCGCTGTACACCGGGATCGCGCCGGAACGCACGCCGATCTTCCAGATCGTCGGCATCGTCTCGATGTTCGAGGACGGCGTGCATCTGCCCGAGCGCGGCATGGGCGCCATCGCGGACGGACTGGCGCAGGCCCTGCGCGATGCAGGCGGGCGCATCCATCTCGGCACGACGGTCGAACGCATCGAGCTGCAGGGCGGACGCGCACGTGCGCTGCGCATCGCCGGGCAGGAGGAGCGCGCATTCGATGCGGTGGTGTCCACCGTGGGCGGCATGAACACCTTCGAACGCCTGCTCGATCCCGGCCAAGTGCCGACGGCGATGCGTCGCCGCGCGCGCAAGGCGCCGCTCTCGCACCGCGCGCTCGGTGTACAGCTGGGATTGCGCAATCGGCTTGCGCCGGAGGCGTTCTGCATCAACCACGTGCCGGCGATGGAACAGCAGCACCGCATGCACCGACCGCTGCCGGCCGACAGCGCATGGCTCAGCTACACCGTGCCCAGCACCGTTCTGCCGCAGTTGGCGCCGGAGGGCGGCAGCGTGGTCGAGCTGTACGCGGGCGTCGATCCGGACCTGCCGATGGATGCCTGGGACGAGGACACCACGCGGCGCGCGGCCGACGAAGCCATCGCGCGGCTGGCCCGGCACGAGACGCTCGACATCGCGCAGGCGCGCATCGTCACGCCGCGCGAGCACGCCCGCCGCCTGCACCTGTACGAGGGTGCGCTGTACGGGCTCTCGCCTGCGGCGACGCCGCAGCAGCAGTTCCCGCACCGTACGCCGATCGACGGGCTGTATCTCGCCGGGCAGACCACGTATCCGGGGTTCGGCGTGGCGACCTCGCTGTGGTCGGGCGTGTTCGCGGGCGATGAAGCGCTCGGGCGCGGATGA
- a CDS encoding RNA-binding S4 domain-containing protein → MQHIEFELDRDHVELNQLLKLVGLCDSGGAGKAIVASGAVRVDGEVELRKTCKIRAGQRVVVDDVEIVVVDVG, encoded by the coding sequence ATGCAGCACATCGAATTCGAACTCGACCGCGACCACGTCGAACTCAACCAGCTGCTCAAGCTGGTCGGCCTGTGCGACAGCGGCGGCGCCGGCAAGGCCATCGTCGCCAGCGGCGCGGTACGCGTGGACGGCGAAGTGGAACTGCGCAAGACCTGCAAGATCCGCGCGGGCCAGCGGGTGGTGGTGGACGACGTGGAGATCGTCGTCGTCGACGTGGGCTAG
- a CDS encoding alpha/beta fold hydrolase, giving the protein MQRRQFLGLTVGAIAAGMASGRAMSFVGDAPAAIATTDAQDAAAFLAARRFVRTSFGNIAYVERGQGEAALFLHGFPLNGFQWRGALARLSPYRRCIAPDFLGLGYTEVATGQSLAPDAQVAMLAELLDRLSVERVDLIANDSGGQAAQLFLAKYPQRVRSLLLTNCDSEVECPPPALQPVIALAREGRFVSEWLAPWLADKALARSPQGLGGQTFTHAENPGDLAIDTYLGPLVRNADRTNAFAIALDRNWLDGIGPALKASRAPTRIVWGTGDTIFSERGAKHLDASFGDSRGVRRVDGARLFFPEEFPDLIAAEARALWGVA; this is encoded by the coding sequence ATGCAACGCAGGCAATTCCTCGGGCTCACCGTCGGCGCCATCGCGGCCGGCATGGCCAGCGGTCGCGCGATGTCGTTCGTCGGCGACGCGCCGGCTGCCATCGCCACCACCGACGCGCAGGACGCGGCGGCCTTCCTTGCGGCGCGCCGTTTCGTGCGTACGTCGTTCGGCAACATCGCGTACGTCGAACGCGGGCAGGGCGAGGCAGCGCTGTTCCTGCACGGCTTCCCGCTCAATGGCTTCCAGTGGCGTGGCGCGCTGGCGCGGCTGTCGCCGTACCGTCGCTGCATCGCGCCGGACTTCCTCGGCCTGGGCTATACCGAAGTCGCGACGGGCCAGAGCCTCGCGCCCGATGCGCAGGTGGCGATGCTGGCCGAACTGCTCGATCGCCTTTCGGTGGAGCGCGTTGACCTGATCGCCAACGACAGCGGCGGGCAGGCGGCGCAGCTGTTCCTGGCGAAGTATCCGCAGCGCGTGCGCTCGCTGCTGCTGACCAATTGCGATTCGGAGGTCGAATGCCCGCCACCGGCGTTGCAACCGGTGATCGCACTCGCGCGCGAAGGCCGCTTCGTTTCCGAATGGCTGGCGCCGTGGCTGGCCGACAAGGCGCTGGCGCGTTCACCGCAGGGACTGGGCGGCCAGACCTTCACGCATGCGGAGAATCCGGGCGATCTGGCGATCGACACGTATCTGGGCCCGCTGGTGCGCAACGCCGATCGCACCAACGCGTTCGCCATCGCGCTCGACCGCAACTGGCTGGACGGCATCGGCCCGGCGCTTAAGGCCAGCCGGGCGCCGACGCGGATCGTCTGGGGCACCGGCGACACCATCTTCAGCGAACGTGGCGCGAAGCACCTGGACGCCAGCTTCGGCGATTCGCGCGGGGTGCGTCGCGTGGACGGGGCGCGGCTGTTCTTTCCGGAGGAATTCCCCGACCTCATCGCGGCCGAAGCGCGCGCGTTGTGGGGCGTTGCGTAA